From one Catenuloplanes nepalensis genomic stretch:
- a CDS encoding molybdenum cofactor biosynthesis protein MoaE, with product MITVTDQPLDIAAHEAAVSDARAGAVVSFAGVVRDHDHGRSVELLEYEAHPSAESVLREVVTELLADPDVYAVAVSHRFGPLKIGDVALVAAVSTAHRAAAFTACARLVDEVKARIPVWKRQVFTDGTDEWVNCA from the coding sequence ATGATCACCGTCACCGACCAGCCCCTGGACATCGCCGCGCACGAGGCCGCCGTCTCGGACGCACGCGCCGGCGCCGTCGTCTCCTTCGCCGGTGTCGTCCGCGACCACGACCACGGCCGCTCCGTCGAACTCCTCGAGTACGAGGCCCATCCCAGCGCCGAGTCCGTCCTCCGCGAGGTCGTCACCGAACTCCTGGCCGACCCCGACGTCTACGCCGTCGCCGTCTCCCACCGCTTCGGCCCCCTGAAGATCGGCGACGTAGCCCTGGTCGCCGCCGTCAGCACCGCCCACCGCGCAGCCGCCTTCACCGCCTGCGCCCGCCTCGTCGACGAGGTCAAGGCCCGCATCCCCGTCTGGAAACGCCAGGTCTTCACCGACGGCACCGACGAATGGGTCAACTGCGCCTAA
- a CDS encoding AAA family ATPase, with the protein MDPIRNPYAPGAGQRPPELAGRDREVEAFEVVLERIARGRPERSLVLTGLRGVGKTVLLNSLRSQAIGRLWGTGKIEARPDTSLRRPVSAALHMAVRELAGRHRAPDRIDDFLGVLKAFALRSNDDGAKLRDRWQPGIDVPATRGRADSGDIEIDLVELFTDAAAIATDVGTGIAVFIDEMQDLSAPDISALCAACHELSQLGGPLIVVGAGLPHLPAVLSAAKSYSERLFRYQRIDRLDRIAADQALNAPALREDVEYEQKALDLLYEKSGGYPYFVQAYGKATWDHAPRSPITAEDVRVAAPEAEAELAVGFFGSRFERATPAERDYMRAMATLSFSSSSDESDGAVTTSEIARSLGRRPASLSPARDALIKKGLIYSGERGTVAFTVPHFGRYLRTQPL; encoded by the coding sequence GTGGATCCGATCCGGAACCCCTACGCGCCCGGCGCCGGCCAGCGACCGCCCGAACTCGCCGGCCGGGACCGCGAGGTGGAGGCGTTCGAGGTGGTCCTGGAGCGGATCGCGCGCGGCCGTCCCGAACGCAGCCTGGTCCTCACCGGGCTGCGCGGCGTAGGCAAGACCGTGCTGCTCAACAGCCTCCGCTCGCAGGCGATCGGCCGCCTCTGGGGCACCGGCAAGATCGAGGCCCGGCCGGACACGTCGCTGCGCCGGCCGGTCTCCGCCGCGCTGCACATGGCCGTCCGCGAGCTGGCCGGCCGGCACCGCGCGCCGGACCGGATCGACGACTTCCTCGGCGTACTCAAGGCGTTCGCGCTGCGCTCCAACGACGACGGCGCCAAGCTTCGCGACCGCTGGCAGCCGGGCATCGACGTACCCGCCACGCGCGGCCGCGCCGACTCCGGCGACATCGAGATCGACCTGGTCGAGCTGTTCACGGACGCGGCCGCGATCGCCACCGACGTGGGCACCGGCATCGCGGTCTTCATCGACGAGATGCAGGACCTGAGCGCGCCCGACATCTCCGCGCTCTGCGCCGCCTGCCACGAACTCTCCCAGCTGGGCGGCCCGCTCATCGTGGTCGGCGCCGGCCTGCCGCACCTGCCCGCGGTCCTCTCCGCCGCGAAGTCCTACTCCGAGCGGCTCTTCCGCTACCAGCGCATCGACCGCCTCGACCGGATCGCGGCCGACCAGGCACTGAACGCGCCGGCGCTGCGGGAGGACGTCGAATACGAGCAGAAGGCGCTCGACCTGCTCTACGAGAAGTCGGGCGGCTACCCCTACTTCGTCCAGGCCTACGGCAAGGCCACCTGGGACCATGCGCCGCGCTCCCCGATCACGGCGGAGGACGTCCGGGTCGCCGCGCCCGAGGCCGAGGCCGAGTTGGCCGTCGGCTTCTTCGGCTCCCGCTTCGAACGCGCCACCCCGGCCGAACGCGACTACATGCGCGCGATGGCCACGCTCTCGTTCTCCTCCTCCTCCGATGAGTCCGACGGCGCGGTCACCACCTCGGAGATCGCCCGCTCGCTCGGCCGCCGCCCGGCCAGCCTCTCCCCGGCCCGCGACGCCCTGATCAAGAAGGGCCTGATCTACTCCGGTGAGCGCGGAACGGTCGCGTTCACCGTCCCGCACTTCGGGCGATATTTAAGGACTCAACCCCTTTAA
- a CDS encoding LppU/SCO3897 family protein — protein MSNYGPPGGPYPGRGRDPQEEPYTEPSDPWGDWGRDDNAGGGYAQGPDYPQGSDYPQGGYDQQGYGQQHGYGNGGYDVTGTGYAQRPAEAAPGGWAPSPPAQPGPPVPQPAPPARKGGSGMLILVAVLVLLVLAGGGTAFYLLTQTGDDTNTTATGDPTPQPVDSGSPAPSAGGEASPNPSASAPLVSDARDVKKGECVQNVGDGAKPVMKIADCDEKSVYEVLARFDSPATGEDDAKKKCEAVEGYTNWYFFNSQLDSLDFVLCLKQR, from the coding sequence ATGTCGAACTACGGACCGCCCGGCGGGCCGTATCCCGGACGCGGCCGGGACCCCCAGGAGGAGCCGTACACCGAGCCGTCCGACCCGTGGGGCGACTGGGGCCGGGACGACAACGCCGGTGGAGGCTACGCCCAGGGTCCCGATTATCCCCAGGGTTCCGACTACCCCCAGGGTGGATACGACCAGCAGGGATACGGGCAGCAGCACGGCTACGGCAACGGTGGCTACGACGTCACCGGCACCGGCTACGCGCAGCGTCCGGCCGAGGCCGCGCCCGGTGGTTGGGCACCGTCGCCGCCCGCGCAACCGGGCCCGCCCGTTCCGCAGCCGGCGCCTCCGGCGCGCAAGGGCGGCAGCGGCATGCTGATCCTGGTCGCGGTCCTGGTGCTACTCGTGCTGGCCGGCGGCGGCACCGCGTTCTACCTGCTGACGCAGACGGGCGACGACACGAACACCACGGCCACCGGCGACCCGACGCCGCAGCCGGTCGACTCCGGCTCGCCGGCGCCGTCCGCCGGTGGCGAGGCCTCGCCGAACCCCTCGGCGTCGGCACCCCTGGTCAGCGACGCGCGCGACGTCAAGAAGGGCGAGTGCGTCCAGAACGTCGGGGACGGCGCCAAGCCGGTGATGAAGATCGCCGACTGTGACGAGAAGAGCGTGTACGAGGTGCTCGCGCGCTTCGACTCACCGGCCACCGGTGAGGACGACGCGAAAAAGAAGTGCGAGGCCGTCGAGGGGTACACAAACTGGTACTTCTTCAACAGTCAGCTTGATTCCCTTGACTTCGTCCTTTGCCTGAAGCAGCGGTAG
- a CDS encoding LppU/SCO3897 family protein, which produces MRTGEAIDDVIASVPTTPPTLPATEDPFPTPSADDNTDEDAENVQVGDCIVNDGTDEKASIRKVPCAKDTMEVLIRIPFTDDGEKACEDIEGADSWYMYTSSTVGGVGDYVLCLKTLTETPRTS; this is translated from the coding sequence GTGCGCACCGGTGAGGCGATCGACGACGTGATCGCGAGCGTGCCGACCACGCCCCCGACACTGCCGGCGACCGAGGACCCGTTCCCGACGCCCTCCGCCGACGACAACACCGACGAGGACGCGGAGAACGTCCAGGTCGGCGACTGCATCGTCAACGACGGCACGGACGAGAAGGCCTCGATCCGCAAGGTGCCCTGCGCCAAGGACACCATGGAGGTCCTGATCCGGATCCCGTTCACGGACGACGGCGAGAAGGCGTGCGAGGACATCGAGGGCGCCGACTCGTGGTACATGTACACGTCGTCCACGGTCGGTGGCGTCGGCGACTACGTGCTCTGCCTGAAGACGCTGACCGAGACGCCGCGTACCTCCTGA
- a CDS encoding pilus assembly protein TadG-related protein, which yields MPRLTGRRSRRRDRGAIAVLVATLFASGTVAALGAMTVDVGLIYAERAQLQSAADAAAIAVANVCALRLPECNPTDIEFEGLRYARENVKNEAVEVSAVCGSVNLGVPLSIQPCPVPPPSNLTGCLGSASGTDEYLEVRVQTLRSGGSTALPPAFAGAVTGTDGVTVGACARASWQVSSTVPGALPVVMSDCRVQQALDTYGPQRAPERGRHRARRAAEVRLPFRETDAGSPMFGHCRRSGSPRPSDATDGFGGDVLGDDPTRCARTTFTTGEVRELRDGDGDANAFWGEGRRGPKPPGCFALLNELMKARTPVPVAVYRPVPSGGARIDSVRSFVITGWYRAGWPDREPPRPRPDDRWNKASTLTGQSRCPTFAASCLFGYFTDDPAGGGAAGPSSIRITG from the coding sequence GTGCCGCGCCTGACCGGACGGCGATCGCGCCGGAGGGACCGCGGCGCGATCGCCGTCCTCGTCGCCACGCTGTTCGCCAGCGGCACGGTCGCCGCCCTCGGCGCGATGACCGTCGACGTCGGCCTGATCTACGCGGAGCGGGCGCAGCTGCAGTCCGCCGCGGACGCGGCCGCCATCGCGGTGGCGAACGTCTGCGCACTGCGGCTGCCGGAGTGCAATCCCACCGACATCGAGTTCGAGGGCCTCCGGTACGCCCGGGAGAACGTGAAGAACGAGGCGGTCGAGGTCAGCGCGGTGTGCGGCAGCGTGAACCTCGGCGTGCCGCTGTCGATCCAGCCGTGCCCCGTCCCGCCGCCGTCCAACCTGACCGGCTGCCTCGGCAGCGCGTCCGGCACCGATGAGTACCTCGAGGTGCGGGTGCAGACCCTGCGTTCCGGTGGCAGCACCGCGCTGCCGCCGGCCTTCGCGGGCGCGGTCACCGGCACGGACGGCGTCACGGTCGGCGCGTGCGCGCGCGCCTCCTGGCAGGTGAGCAGCACGGTGCCCGGCGCGCTTCCGGTCGTCATGTCGGACTGCCGGGTGCAGCAGGCGCTCGACACCTACGGCCCGCAACGCGCACCGGAACGCGGCCGCCACCGGGCGAGGCGGGCCGCGGAGGTCAGACTGCCGTTCCGGGAGACGGACGCGGGGTCGCCGATGTTCGGTCACTGCCGGAGGTCCGGCTCGCCGCGTCCCAGCGACGCGACGGACGGCTTCGGCGGTGACGTGCTCGGCGACGACCCCACGCGGTGCGCCCGGACCACGTTCACCACGGGCGAGGTCCGCGAGCTTCGGGACGGCGACGGTGACGCGAACGCGTTCTGGGGCGAGGGCCGCCGGGGCCCGAAACCGCCGGGCTGCTTCGCGCTGCTGAACGAGCTGATGAAAGCCAGGACCCCGGTTCCGGTCGCGGTCTACCGGCCGGTCCCCTCCGGAGGTGCGCGCATCGACAGCGTTCGCAGCTTCGTGATCACCGGGTGGTACCGGGCCGGGTGGCCGGACCGGGAGCCGCCCCGCCCGCGCCCCGACGACCGGTGGAACAAGGCGTCGACGCTGACCGGACAGTCCCGCTGCCCGACCTTCGCGGCCTCCTGCCTGTTCGGCTACTTCACCGACGACCCGGCCGGTGGCGGCGCGGCCGGCCCTTCCTCGATCCGCATCACCGGCTGA
- a CDS encoding MogA/MoaB family molybdenum cofactor biosynthesis protein, whose protein sequence is MITARVIVASNRAAAGVYADTSGPILVAGLRDLGCDVGDPIVVPDGEPVAEALRAAVADHVALVLTSGGTGITPTDRTPDVTRALLDYEIPGIAEAIRAHSRDKVPAAALSRGLAGVAGRTLVVNLPGSTGGARDGLAVLGPLLPHAIDQLHGGDH, encoded by the coding sequence GTGATCACCGCACGCGTCATCGTCGCCTCCAACCGCGCCGCCGCCGGCGTCTACGCGGACACCAGCGGCCCGATCCTCGTCGCCGGCCTGCGCGACCTCGGCTGCGACGTCGGCGACCCGATCGTCGTCCCGGACGGCGAACCGGTCGCCGAGGCACTGCGCGCCGCCGTAGCGGACCACGTCGCACTCGTCCTGACCAGCGGCGGCACCGGCATCACCCCCACCGACCGCACCCCCGACGTCACCCGGGCGCTCCTCGACTACGAGATCCCCGGCATCGCCGAGGCCATCCGCGCCCACAGCCGCGACAAGGTCCCGGCCGCCGCCCTCTCCCGCGGCCTGGCGGGCGTCGCCGGCCGCACGCTCGTCGTCAACCTGCCCGGCTCCACCGGCGGGGCCCGCGACGGCCTCGCCGTCCTCGGCCCACTGCTCCCGCACGCGATCGACCAACTCCACGGCGGCGACCACTGA
- a CDS encoding molybdopterin molybdotransferase MoeA, with protein sequence MPMAWADAQRVAYAAGRAATTGAERVALTEADGRTLAEPLVTLTDLPPFPTSSIDGYAVRGAPPWRVLGRVLAGSVAPPLPDEDGVAMEVATGAMVPAGTRAILRTEDSATTADGRVEGTPRAEPEWRVPGDEAARGEELFPAGTAVDPAVIGLAAHCGYDALPVLARPRAAVLVFGDELLTGGLPGNGLVRDALGPALPSWLRRLGAAVGTGVVPGPVKDTLDAHVDAIRAALDSADLICTTGGTMRGPVDHLHPALRELGGDYLINTVAVRPGFPMLVARVPGSDGRDRFLAGLPGNPQSAIVALMSLVAPLLAGLAGRAQPRLPTVTLGAPVRGRGNDTHLALVHVDQENVARPMAHVGSSMLRGLAGASGFAVIPPGTSGEPGSQVHLVPLPLLNGERR encoded by the coding sequence ATGCCGATGGCGTGGGCCGACGCGCAGCGAGTCGCTTATGCGGCGGGCCGGGCCGCGACGACGGGTGCCGAGCGCGTCGCGCTGACCGAGGCGGACGGGCGCACGCTGGCCGAGCCGCTGGTCACGCTCACCGACCTGCCGCCGTTCCCGACGTCCAGCATCGACGGATACGCGGTGCGCGGCGCCCCGCCGTGGCGCGTGCTCGGCCGGGTGCTGGCCGGTTCCGTCGCGCCGCCGCTGCCGGACGAGGACGGCGTGGCGATGGAGGTCGCCACCGGCGCGATGGTGCCGGCCGGCACCCGCGCGATCCTGCGCACCGAGGACTCGGCCACCACCGCGGACGGCCGGGTCGAGGGCACGCCGCGCGCCGAGCCGGAGTGGCGCGTTCCCGGCGACGAGGCCGCCCGCGGCGAGGAGCTGTTCCCGGCCGGCACCGCGGTCGATCCGGCCGTGATCGGTCTCGCCGCCCACTGCGGCTACGACGCGCTGCCGGTCCTGGCCCGCCCACGCGCCGCGGTCCTGGTCTTCGGCGACGAGCTGCTCACCGGCGGCCTGCCCGGCAACGGCCTGGTCCGCGACGCGCTCGGCCCCGCGCTCCCGTCCTGGCTGCGCCGGCTCGGCGCGGCCGTCGGCACCGGCGTCGTGCCCGGCCCGGTCAAGGACACGCTGGACGCGCACGTCGACGCGATCCGCGCCGCACTCGACTCCGCCGATCTGATCTGCACCACCGGCGGCACCATGCGCGGCCCGGTCGACCACCTCCACCCCGCGCTGCGTGAGCTGGGCGGCGACTACCTGATCAACACGGTCGCGGTCCGCCCCGGATTCCCGATGCTGGTCGCGCGCGTCCCCGGCTCCGACGGCCGCGACCGTTTCCTGGCCGGTCTGCCCGGAAACCCGCAGTCCGCCATCGTGGCCCTGATGTCGCTGGTCGCCCCGCTGCTGGCCGGTCTGGCCGGCCGCGCACAGCCGCGACTCCCCACGGTCACGCTCGGCGCGCCCGTGCGCGGCCGCGGCAACGACACCCACCTCGCGCTGGTCCACGTCGACCAGGAGAATGTCGCGCGCCCGATGGCCCACGTCGGCTCCTCCATGCTGCGCGGCCTGGCCGGCGCGTCCGGCTTCGCCGTCATCCCGCCCGGCACCTCCGGCGAGCCCGGCAGCCAGGTCCACCTCGTCCCGCTCCCCCTCCTGAACGGCGAACGCCGATGA
- a CDS encoding prepilin peptidase has translation MSVSLVVITAVLGALVGILTPRVAWRLSVEYGEPPRSACENCGHKTDSWVRVRVSCPGCGRRLGPRPWLTTLVGAVTLGALGWAFGLDPVLPGYLAVAAIGVLLAFVDLAVLRLPDPLVGAAAVLGGGVLVLISLLDWSFAPLLRALLGALVLFAVYLVIALIPGANLGFGDVKLSAVLGLMLGWLGWPAVVLGLLVPHLLNGPVALVLLVTGRAGRGTDLPLGPALLAGTLVAVVIARHGLPLFG, from the coding sequence GTGTCCGTCTCACTCGTCGTCATCACGGCCGTGCTCGGCGCACTCGTCGGGATTCTGACTCCGCGGGTGGCCTGGCGGCTCTCCGTCGAATACGGCGAGCCACCCCGATCCGCCTGCGAGAACTGCGGACACAAAACCGATTCGTGGGTACGGGTGCGTGTCTCCTGCCCGGGCTGCGGGCGCCGTCTCGGACCGCGCCCGTGGCTGACCACGCTGGTCGGTGCGGTCACGCTCGGCGCGCTGGGCTGGGCGTTCGGCCTCGACCCGGTCCTGCCCGGATACCTCGCGGTCGCCGCGATCGGCGTGCTGCTCGCGTTCGTCGACCTGGCCGTGCTGCGGCTGCCGGATCCGCTGGTCGGCGCCGCGGCCGTGCTCGGCGGCGGCGTACTCGTGCTGATCTCGCTGCTCGACTGGTCCTTCGCCCCGCTGCTGCGCGCGCTGCTCGGCGCGCTCGTGCTCTTCGCCGTGTACCTGGTGATCGCGCTGATCCCGGGCGCGAACCTGGGCTTCGGCGATGTGAAGCTCTCCGCGGTGCTCGGCCTGATGCTCGGCTGGCTCGGCTGGCCGGCCGTGGTGCTCGGCCTGCTCGTGCCGCACCTGCTGAACGGCCCGGTCGCGCTGGTGCTGCTGGTCACCGGCCGGGCCGGCCGTGGCACGGATCTGCCGCTCGGCCCCGCGCTGCTGGCGGGCACGCTGGTCGCGGTCGTGATCGCGCGACACGGGCTGCCGCTGTTCGGCTGA
- the moaC gene encoding cyclic pyranopterin monophosphate synthase MoaC, with product MSDPRNLTHVDSSGAARMVDVSAKSVTTRTAVAAGVLRTTTEVVTLLRRDGLPKGDALATARIAGIMGAKRTPDLVPLCHPIALTGVVLDLTPGESTVEITATVRTNDRTGVEMEALTAVAVAGLTLVDMVKAVDPAAVISDVRVLTKTGGKTGDWARPEDHP from the coding sequence GTGAGCGATCCCCGAAACCTGACGCATGTCGATTCCAGCGGCGCCGCCCGGATGGTCGACGTGTCCGCGAAGTCGGTAACCACTCGTACCGCCGTGGCCGCCGGAGTGCTCCGCACCACCACCGAGGTGGTCACGCTGCTCCGCCGGGACGGCCTGCCGAAGGGCGACGCGCTGGCGACCGCGCGCATCGCCGGCATCATGGGCGCCAAGCGCACCCCCGACCTGGTCCCGCTCTGCCACCCGATCGCGCTCACCGGCGTCGTGCTCGACCTGACGCCGGGCGAGTCCACGGTGGAGATCACCGCCACGGTCCGCACCAACGACCGCACCGGCGTCGAGATGGAGGCGCTCACCGCGGTCGCCGTCGCGGGCCTCACGCTGGTCGACATGGTCAAGGCCGTCGACCCGGCCGCCGTCATCTCCGACGTCCGCGTGCTCACCAAGACCGGCGGAAAGACCGGCGACTGGGCCCGTCCCGAGGACCACCCGTGA
- a CDS encoding TadE/TadG family type IV pilus assembly protein, with translation MRFRGRRRRADRGAAAVETALVLPLLLMVVFAMIDFGRMLNAQIKVTEAAREGARALALVDDNAAGAVAGTVMDTARSSTLDAGSWTGVPTGDCTVAGTHRAMYEVDYGFEFITPITVFAHLTVGDDGYIRLNARAVLPCRA, from the coding sequence ATGCGGTTCAGGGGGAGGCGACGCCGCGCCGATCGGGGTGCCGCCGCGGTGGAGACCGCGCTCGTGCTGCCGTTGCTGCTGATGGTCGTGTTCGCGATGATCGACTTCGGCCGGATGCTGAACGCGCAGATCAAGGTCACCGAGGCGGCCCGTGAGGGCGCCCGTGCGCTCGCGCTCGTCGACGACAACGCGGCCGGCGCCGTCGCCGGCACGGTGATGGACACCGCCCGGTCCTCGACCCTCGATGCGGGGTCCTGGACCGGCGTCCCCACCGGGGACTGCACCGTCGCCGGCACACACCGGGCGATGTACGAGGTGGATTACGGCTTCGAGTTCATCACGCCGATCACCGTGTTCGCCCACCTCACCGTGGGCGACGACGGCTACATCCGGCTGAACGCCCGGGCGGTCCTGCCGTGCCGCGCCTGA
- the cpaB gene encoding Flp pilus assembly protein CpaB, with the protein MSRRILAVFLAIVLAVLGTAAVLYYVNRADDRAVDGVSAIEVLVAQQRIATGTTGTVIRDRQLAVATRMPASSLPEGAVTSITPELEKQLVTSTLLPGQLLLRSMFANATETSSGLAIPSDKVAVSFEASMAQQVAGYVRPGAHVALFASYTATANGSKAIGGEGVRGTAVLLPRIEVIAIGEYGTGETTITPQEGEPDAEPTTLVTVAASTVDAAKIITAANAGAIYLALLTDESDVKAGVGVDDNNVFG; encoded by the coding sequence ATGTCTCGTCGCATCCTCGCCGTCTTCCTGGCGATCGTCCTGGCCGTGCTCGGCACCGCGGCGGTGCTGTACTACGTGAACCGGGCCGACGACCGGGCGGTCGACGGCGTCAGCGCCATCGAGGTACTGGTCGCCCAGCAGCGCATCGCGACCGGCACCACCGGCACCGTGATCCGCGACCGGCAGCTCGCGGTCGCCACCCGCATGCCCGCGTCCAGCCTGCCCGAGGGCGCGGTCACCTCGATCACACCCGAGCTGGAGAAACAGCTGGTCACGTCCACGCTGCTGCCGGGCCAGCTGTTGCTGCGCAGCATGTTCGCGAACGCGACCGAGACCTCCAGCGGCCTGGCCATCCCGAGCGACAAGGTGGCGGTCAGCTTCGAGGCGTCGATGGCGCAGCAGGTGGCCGGCTATGTGCGGCCGGGCGCGCACGTGGCGCTGTTCGCGTCGTACACCGCGACCGCGAACGGCAGCAAGGCGATCGGCGGCGAGGGCGTGCGCGGCACCGCGGTGCTGCTGCCCCGGATCGAGGTGATCGCGATCGGCGAGTACGGCACCGGTGAGACCACGATCACGCCGCAGGAGGGCGAGCCGGACGCGGAGCCGACCACGCTGGTCACGGTCGCGGCGTCCACGGTGGACGCCGCGAAGATCATTACGGCGGCGAACGCCGGCGCGATCTATCTCGCGCTGCTCACCGACGAGTCCGACGTGAAGGCCGGCGTCGGGGTCGACGACAACAACGTGTTCGGGTGA
- a CDS encoding Flp family type IVb pilin yields MLNLYARVAVFIAARMAEPRRRDRGATAVEYALIIAGVAAVLAVVVFALEDVLTQLFNDTCNAIDVDAATC; encoded by the coding sequence ATGCTGAACCTCTACGCACGAGTGGCGGTGTTCATCGCCGCACGCATGGCCGAGCCACGCCGCCGGGACCGTGGCGCGACCGCGGTCGAGTACGCGCTGATCATCGCGGGCGTCGCGGCCGTGCTGGCAGTGGTCGTGTTCGCCCTTGAGGACGTGCTGACCCAGCTGTTCAACGACACCTGCAACGCCATCGACGTGGACGCGGCCACCTGCTGA
- a CDS encoding AAA family ATPase, which translates to MTILYEPSRQAAQHFGMLVGGDVRTALSLDDVYALLNEDPDEQLVLMGPNTPLPEAVGLAARQRLARPSLGVVLLRHQLEVNVLAEAIRSGVREVADVNDPANILAACARSQDLSRRMHGGLHAKTSERGDAVDGKVITVYAAKGGCGKTMLAANLAVALAGGGDKRVCLIDLDLTLGDVALMLQLSPERTIADAVPVADRIDETGLRTMVTNYCPGVDVLLAPVVPTIAEQISRDLVTEILYLTRGMYDYVVVDSPPVFNDHVLAALDSSHQYLLVATPAVTAIKNLRILLDTFDVLDYRKENRLVILNRADARLGVTPADIERVLRIPLTTQIPASRDVSISINRGVPIVLDSPAHPVSEAIRDLAGHRIGAGASTPKGLKSMLSRRGKR; encoded by the coding sequence ATGACCATTCTGTACGAGCCGTCCCGCCAGGCCGCCCAGCACTTCGGCATGCTGGTCGGTGGTGACGTGCGCACCGCCCTCAGCCTCGACGACGTCTACGCGCTGCTCAACGAGGACCCGGACGAGCAGCTCGTGCTGATGGGCCCGAACACGCCGCTGCCCGAAGCGGTCGGCCTGGCCGCCCGGCAGCGCCTTGCCCGCCCGTCGCTCGGCGTGGTGCTGCTGCGCCACCAGCTGGAAGTGAACGTGCTGGCCGAGGCGATCCGTTCCGGCGTGCGCGAGGTCGCTGACGTCAACGACCCGGCGAACATCCTCGCCGCCTGCGCCCGGTCGCAGGACCTGTCCCGCCGCATGCACGGCGGCCTGCACGCGAAGACGTCGGAGCGCGGCGACGCGGTGGACGGCAAGGTGATCACGGTCTACGCGGCCAAGGGCGGCTGCGGCAAGACCATGCTGGCCGCGAACCTGGCGGTGGCGCTGGCCGGCGGCGGCGACAAGCGGGTCTGCCTGATCGACCTGGACCTGACGCTCGGCGACGTGGCACTGATGCTGCAGCTGTCACCGGAGCGGACCATCGCGGACGCGGTGCCGGTCGCGGACCGGATCGACGAGACCGGCCTGCGCACCATGGTCACCAACTACTGCCCCGGCGTGGACGTGCTGCTCGCGCCGGTGGTCCCGACGATCGCGGAGCAGATCAGCCGGGACCTGGTCACCGAGATCCTCTACCTGACCCGCGGCATGTACGACTACGTGGTGGTGGACAGCCCGCCGGTCTTCAACGACCACGTGCTGGCCGCGCTCGACTCCTCCCACCAGTATCTGCTGGTCGCGACGCCCGCGGTGACCGCGATCAAGAACCTCCGGATCCTGCTCGACACGTTCGACGTGCTCGACTACCGCAAGGAGAACCGGCTGGTGATCCTGAACCGGGCGGACGCGCGGCTGGGCGTGACGCCGGCCGACATCGAGCGCGTGCTGCGGATCCCGCTCACCACGCAGATCCCGGCGAGTCGCGACGTCTCCATCTCCATCAACCGGGGCGTGCCGATCGTGCTCGACTCGCCCGCGCACCCGGTCAGCGAGGCGATCCGCGACCTGGCCGGGCACCGGATCGGGGCCGGCGCCTCCACCCCCAAGGGCCTGAAGTCCATGCTGTCCCGCCGCGGAAAAAGGTGA